Genomic window (Rhizobium sp. NLR16a):
CGCCGGCTCTTTCCGGCTCGCGGTTCTCGAAAACCAGCGATGCGCCCGAGCGCTCCAGCAGCGTCTTGGCGATGAAAAGGCCGAGCCCGAGGCCGCCGGCCGTATCTTCCTTCTGCCGCCTGGTCACATAGGGCTCGCCGATTCGCGTTAGGATGTCAGGCGAATAACCATTGCCGTCGTCCTCGATGACGATCAGCACTTTGTCGTGATCGTGTTCGACGGTGATGGTCACCTTCTCCCTGGCATAATCGACGGCATTTTCGATGAGGTTTCCGAGCCCGTACATGATGCCGGCATTGCGGTCGGTGACCGGCTCGTTCTTGCGCGGGCTTTTTTCGATGAGCTCGAGCGTGATGCCGAATTCCCGGTGCGGCGCGACGACCTCTTCGATCATCGAGGAAAGCGGTAGCCGGCGCATATGCGCCTCGCCTTCGGAGGAGAGCGTCGTCAGCCGCCGCAGAATATCACGGCAGCGTTCGCTCTGGCTCCGCAGCAGCATGACATCCTCGCGGAAGCGATCATCGTCCTTGAGCTCGCGTTCCATTTCCTTGGCGACGACGCTGATCGTGGCAAGCGGCGTGCCGAGTTCATGAGCGGCGGCCGCGGCCAGGCCGTCAAGCTGCGAAAGATGCTTTTCCCGCTGCAGCACCAGTTCGGTCGCGGCCAGCGCGTCGGCAAGCTGGCTTGCTTCCATCGAGACGCGATAGGCATAGAAGGCGGCAAAGGCCATCGTCGAGGCGATCGAGCACCAGACGCCGAACTGCATGACGTTATGGACATTGATCTCGACCCCGTCGAACCAGGGCAGCGGGAAAGGCGAAAAGGCAAGCACGGTAATGCAGGCCATCGCAAAGCCGATCAGCGCCGTGCTGTAGCGGATCGGCTGTGAGGCAAAGGAGATGATAACAGGCACGCAGACGAGTGCGGCGAAGGGATTGGCGAGGCCCCCGGTGATGAAGAGCAGCGCGCAGAGCTGCAGGAGGTCGAAGCCGAGCAGCGCGAAGGCGGCGGGCGGCTCCAGCCGGTGCGTCGGCGGATAGCGGATCGTCAGGTAGAAATTCACCCAGGCAAGCGCAGCGATCAGCGAAGAGCTGGCGATCAGCGGCAAGGGAAATTTCAGCCAGAAGGCGACGATGAACACTGTCAGCGCCTGGCCGCCGACCGCAAGCCAGCGCAGCCGCACCAGCGTCTGCAGCCGCAGCCTGCGGCTGCTGTGCCGGTCTTCCAGCGTATGGCTTTGCGTCTTGTCGATCACGCCGGGCTTGTCGATCATGCCGGGGCTCCTTGATGGCTCTCATGTACCACGTGGTTTTGCCCGTGTCGTCGGCAACGCCTCTTCTGGCCGCTCCGGCCAGGGATGGCGGGGATAGCGCCCGCGCATCTCTGCGCGTACGTCCTTCCACGAGCCCGCCCAGAAGCCGGGCAGGTCGCGCGTCGTCTGGATCGGCCGGTGCGCCGGCGACGTCAGCTCCAGGAGCAGCGGCAGGCGGCCTCCGGCGACCGCTGGATGTTGTTTGAGCCCGAACAACTCCTGCACCCGGATCGTCAAGACCGGCTCCTCACCCTCATATTGGATAGGATGTCTTTGACCGGTCGGCGCCTCGAAATGCGTCGGCGCAAGCCGGCTAAGATCGCGCTGCAGCTCGTGCGGCACCAGCGACATCAGCCCGTTCGAAAGCCCTGCCGCAGAAATCTCGGAGAGGCTTCGGGCGTCTTCCTGGAAGGGAGCAAACCATTCCTCCAGCCGGGAAAGCAGAGCATCGTCGCTGACATCGGGCCAGGGATCACCGATCGTCCGATAAAGGAAACCGATCCGTTCGCGAAGCTGCAGGGCTTCCTTCGAGAAGGCGAGCTGATCGAGCCCCAGTTCGCGCACGCCCTCCATCAGCGCCTGAGTGACGGCGGCCCCGGAGGGACGCGGCAACGGCGTCTCTTCGAAGACGATCGAGCCGAGCCGGGTTGCCCGCCGCGCTCGCACCTGCCGGCTTTGGCGGTCGAAGAATGTCTGGTCATCGGTTCTGATCTCGCCAGGCAGTTCGGCCTCGATATCCGCACGCGTCACTTCGGCCGCCGCCAGAATCCGCCCCTGTGCCGCACGCCCGGTGAGATCGGCGATGACGAGCATCTGGCTGCCGGCGAGCCTCTCGGTTTCCGGCAGTTCCGCTCCCCGCCCGTTCGCCATGACGAATCGCCCGCGCCCGCCGCGCTGAAGCGCGATCCGATCCGGGAAAGCATGCAGCAGCAGCTGACCCGCCAGTACAGGTGCGGCAGTGGTGACGGTATCGAGGCCGGCGGCCAGCCGCCCCGCCAGCCGCCGCGAGGCGTCGGCTCTTTCGCCGCGCTCGGCCTTGAAGCGCCGCAGCCGGTCCTCAATGTCGACGCTCGGTCCGCCAAGCCCCTGTTCGGTCAGGAGCAGGGCAATCATCGCCGCCTCCCGGGCATGGCCCGACTCGCCTGATGAAACGACCATGGCGGCAAGCCGCGGCGGCAGAGCGAGATTGCGCATCATCTTACCGCGGACGGTCAACGCGCCATCCTTGTCGAGCGCTCCCAACTGGCCGAGCAGCGCCCGTGCCTCCTTAAGCGTCGTTTCCGGCGGCTGATCGACGAAGGCAAGAGATGCCGGATCCTGGACGCCCCAATGGGCGAGATCGAGCACCAGGCCGGCGAGATCGCTGGAGAGGATCTGCGGCGGCGTGAAAGCCGGCAGTGCCGCCGTCTGCCCCTGGTGCCAAAGCCGAATGGCGATGCCAGGCTCCGTTCGTCCCGCGCGGCCGGCCCGCTGATCGGCGGAGGCCCGCGACACCCGCACCGTCTCGAGCCGTGTAATCCCGGTCGAGGCTTCGAAGACCGGCAGACGCTGCAATCCGCTGTCGATCACGATTCGGACGCCGTCGATGGTGATCGAGGTTTCGGCGATCGAGGTGGCGAGGACGATCTTACGCGTCCCCTTCGGCGCTGGCCGGATCGCTGCATCCTGCTCCTTCTGACTGAGATTGCCATAGAGAGGCGCAATCAAGGTTTCAGGGCCGAATCGCCCCTGCAGGCGCTCCACGGTGCGCGTGATTTCCGCCTGGCCGGGCAGGAAGGCGAGGATAGAGCCGTCCTCGTCGGCATGTGCCTCGATAATCGCCCGCGTGACGGCATCCTCGATGCGCTCGCCGCCAGGCCGGTGTTGATAGCGGATATCGATCGGAAAGCTGCGCCCCAGGCTCTC
Coding sequences:
- a CDS encoding ActS/PrrB/RegB family redox-sensitive histidine kinase, giving the protein MIDKPGVIDKTQSHTLEDRHSSRRLRLQTLVRLRWLAVGGQALTVFIVAFWLKFPLPLIASSSLIAALAWVNFYLTIRYPPTHRLEPPAAFALLGFDLLQLCALLFITGGLANPFAALVCVPVIISFASQPIRYSTALIGFAMACITVLAFSPFPLPWFDGVEINVHNVMQFGVWCSIASTMAFAAFYAYRVSMEASQLADALAATELVLQREKHLSQLDGLAAAAAHELGTPLATISVVAKEMERELKDDDRFREDVMLLRSQSERCRDILRRLTTLSSEGEAHMRRLPLSSMIEEVVAPHREFGITLELIEKSPRKNEPVTDRNAGIMYGLGNLIENAVDYAREKVTITVEHDHDKVLIVIEDDGNGYSPDILTRIGEPYVTRRQKEDTAGGLGLGLFIAKTLLERSGASLVFENREPERAGARIRIEWPRMLIDANSTK
- the hrpB gene encoding ATP-dependent helicase HrpB, yielding MTISASLPELPVSHVLPAVAAALTEQRRAVLSAPPGAGKTTLVPLYLLDQAWRGDGKIILLEPRRLAARAAASRMASLIGEQVGETIGYRMRLDSRISAATRVEVVTEGVFARMILDDPELTGVSTVLFDEFHERSLDADFGLALALDVQSALREDLRILVMSATLDVERVAALLDHPPVIESLGRSFPIDIRYQHRPGGERIEDAVTRAIIEAHADEDGSILAFLPGQAEITRTVERLQGRFGPETLIAPLYGNLSQKEQDAAIRPAPKGTRKIVLATSIAETSITIDGVRIVIDSGLQRLPVFEASTGITRLETVRVSRASADQRAGRAGRTEPGIAIRLWHQGQTAALPAFTPPQILSSDLAGLVLDLAHWGVQDPASLAFVDQPPETTLKEARALLGQLGALDKDGALTVRGKMMRNLALPPRLAAMVVSSGESGHAREAAMIALLLTEQGLGGPSVDIEDRLRRFKAERGERADASRRLAGRLAAGLDTVTTAAPVLAGQLLLHAFPDRIALQRGGRGRFVMANGRGAELPETERLAGSQMLVIADLTGRAAQGRILAAAEVTRADIEAELPGEIRTDDQTFFDRQSRQVRARRATRLGSIVFEETPLPRPSGAAVTQALMEGVRELGLDQLAFSKEALQLRERIGFLYRTIGDPWPDVSDDALLSRLEEWFAPFQEDARSLSEISAAGLSNGLMSLVPHELQRDLSRLAPTHFEAPTGQRHPIQYEGEEPVLTIRVQELFGLKQHPAVAGGRLPLLLELTSPAHRPIQTTRDLPGFWAGSWKDVRAEMRGRYPRHPWPERPEEALPTTRAKPRGT